The genomic region GCGTCCACCGTCGCCATCGACGGCTTCGTGACATTCGAACATTCGCAGTTCTGGCCCTTCCACCACCATCCGGCTGTCGAACCCGAGTCAGATTTCATCGTCTACTTCACCGATAGCGAGGTGCGCCGATCAGGCTCCATGACCGATGCCCAGAAGCGCAAGCGCGAGCGCCTCGAGCAGCAGTACGGACGGCCTGATCCAACCTGGCGGACATGCTGCTGCGGCACAGCAGCGCGAACCACCGGCGCGAGACTATCGCCTGGTCGAAGCGACGGCAGGCGAGCGCCGAGCGGCTGGCGGTGTTCCTGGTGTGGCGCAACTACCTGAAGGGTCGCCGGGAGAAGGTCCGCGGGAGTCCGACGCCGGCCCAGGTGCGGGGGATGCGGGCGAACCGGCTGGAGATTGCGGAGTTGCTGGCAGGACGGTTGTTTGCGAGTCGAATCACCTTGCCGGGGCGTTGGCTGGAGTACTACGGGCGGCGGGTGTGGACACGGGTGCTGGAGCGGCAAAGGGCGCATGAGCTGAAGTACGCATTCTAGACTCCGGAAAGAGAGCCGGCCGCGCCATTGCCTGACGCGGCCGGACACAATCTCGGCGGCACAACCAGGGCGTTGCATCCGGGCTTTCCGGCCCTTAAGCTGAAACCGGCGCCGGGTCCCGTCCGTACCTCCCTTTCGGGCCCCATCCGCGCGCGGGTCCCCGACCCGCCGCGGCCACCCAGCAATCCTCCCGCAGCCGCGAAGGGATCCTGCCGTGAATCTCCGCCGAATCGTGTCCCTGTTCGGGTTGATGGCCGTGCTCGCCGTCGCGCCGACCGTCACCCTGGCCGCCCCGGCCGCCGGGGTCGCCGACCTGCCCGAGTTGAAGTTCGAGAAGTACACCCTGGACAACGGCTTGCAGGTCATCCTGCACGAGGACCACAGCCTGCCGACGGCGGCCGTGAACGTGTGGTACCACGTCGGCTCCAAGAACGAGAAGCCGGGACGGACCGGGTTCGCGCACCTGTTCGAGCACATGATGTTCCAGGGCTCGGAGAACCACGACAAGGACTACTTCCTGCCGCTGCAGAAGGTGGGCGGGCAGGTCAACGGGTCGACCAACAACGACCGCACGAACTACTGGGAGAATGTGCCCTCGGACCAGCTCGAGATGGCGCTGTTCCTCGAGGCCGATCGCATGGGCTGGCTGCTGCCGGCCATGACCCAGGAGAAGCTGGACAACCAGCGCGATGTCGTGAAGAACGAGAAGCGCCAGGGTGAGAACCGGCCCTACGCCAAGAGCCGCGACCTGCTGCTCGGCCTGATGTATCCCGAGGGCCACCCCTACAGCTGGCCGGTGATCGGCAGCATGGAGGACCTGTCGGCGGCCTCGAAGGAGGATGTCTCCGAGTTCTTCCGCCTCTACTACGCGCCGAACAACGCATCGCTGTGCGTGGCCGGCGACTTCGATCCCGCACAGGTGAAGGAGTGGATCGCGAAGTACTTCGGCACCATTCCGCCGGGCAGCCCGGTCGACCGCCTGGAGTCCTGGATCCCGCAGCTGGACGGCGAGCGTCGCGCCCTGGCCGAGGACGCCGTCGAACTGCCGCGCCTGTACATGCAGTGGCATTCGCCGGGCTGGTACCAGGAGGGCGATGCCGAGTTCGACCTGCTGGCCGACATCGTCGCCACCGGCAAGACGTCGCGGCTGTACAAGACGCTTGTCTACGAGAAGCAGATCGCGCAGGACATCTTCGCCACGCAGTCGTCGCGCGAGATGAGCGGCACCTTCGGCATCACCGCCACGGCGGCGCCCGGCCACGACCTGGCTGAACTCGAGGCTGCCATCGACGCCGAACTGAAGGCGCTTCTGGCCAAGGGCGTCACCGACCGCGAAGTCGGCCTGTCCCGCACCCGTTTCCAGGCCGATGCGGTGCGCGAACTGCAGCAGATCGGCGGTTTCGGCGGCAAGGCAGACCGGTTGAACCGCTACAACGTCCTGGTGGGCGATCCCGGCTACCTCAAGGCGGATCTGGCGCGCTACGACGTTGCGAACGCAGCCTCGGTCAATGCCTGGATGCGGCGATTCATCGACCTCGACCGCCGCGGCGTGCTCTGGATCGTGCCGCAGGGCAAGCTGGCCGCCGCCAAGCTGGACGTCGACCGTTCGCAGCTGCCCGCCGGCGGCCGGCCCGCAGCCTTCACGCCGCCCGCAGTGCAGGCGGCGACGCTGCCCAACGGACTGAAGTTGTACCTGGTGGAGAAGCACGAGTTGCCGCTGGTCGAGGCGCGCCTGGTGGTCAACGCCGGCTGGGCCGACGACCCCCTGGACCGCCAGGGCACCGCCGCGCTGACGGCAGACATGCTGGACGAAGGCGTGGTCGGACATGACGCGCTGGCCCTGTCCGAGGCCGTCGAGGCGATGGGCGCGGAGCTGCGCACGGAGAGCAACTTCGACGGCACCCAGGTCTCGCTGAACATGCTGCGCGGGAAGCTCGATGAGGGCCTGGCGCTGCTGGCCGACGTCGCCCTGCGGCCCACGTTCCCCGAAAAGGAATTCGAGCGCCTGCGCGGCAACTACCGCGGCCGCCAGAAGCAGGAAGCGGTGCAGCCGCAGGCGCAGGCGATGAACGAGTTCCAGCGGCGCTGCTTCGGCGCGGCGCATCCCTACGCGCAGCCGGCCTCGGGTGTCGGCACGCGCCAGTCGCTGGACGCGCTCACGCGCCAGGACCTGGTGACGTTCCACGGCTCGTGGTTTGTGCCGGCCAACGCCGCGGTCGTCGTGGTGGGCGACCTGACGCTGGCCGAGGCGACGGTCGCCGTCTCCCGCGTGCTCGGCAACTGGCGGAACGCCTCCACGCCGAAGCGCGTGCCGCTGCCGGAGACCGGTTACCAGGGCCCGCGGCTGGTCGTGATCGACCGTCCCGGCGCCCAGCAGAGCCAGATCATGGGCGGGTACGTCGGCATGCCCCGCGGCGATGCCGATTTCCCCGGCTTCGAAGTGCTGAATTCGGCGTTCGGCGGGCAGTTCGCTTCGCGCATCAACCTGAACCTGCGCGAGGACAAGGGCTACACCTACGGCGTGCGCTCGCAGCTGGCGGCGTATCGCCAGGCGGGCGTGTTCCTGATGAGCGCGCCGGTGCAGACGAACGCCACGGCGGCCTCGATCAGCGAACTGCTGGGCGAGATGCGCCAGGCGCGCGGCGACCGTCCGGTGGCCGGCGACGAGCTCGCCGACAGCAAGGGGCGCCTCGTGCAGGGCTTCCCGCAGCGCTTCGAGACCTTCGGCGGCACGGCCCGCCAGTTGGCCGACCTGCTGGTGGCCGGGCTTCCGGTCGACGACTGGCAGTCCTACGTCGGCCGCATCCAGGCGCTCGGTGAAGCGGACCTGGCCGCCGTCGTGGCGCGGCACCTGGATCCCGAGCGTGTGGTCTGGGTCATCGTCGGGGACTGGTCGGCCATCCAGGACGGCTTGCGTGGCCTGGAACTGGGCGAGATCGAGGTGGTGGGCGCGCCCCGGTCCTAGGGGCCACATCGCAGGCGGTGCAACCCGGACGGGTTGCGGGGTCCGGGGGCCACGGGTATCGTGGCCCCCATGCTTTTACCTGCGCCCAACATCCCCGGTCCCGGGCCCGACCCGCGGCGCCGGACCACGGCGGCGGAGCGCGCCGCAACGGCCGGCGCCCTGTGGTTCTGCCTTCTGCTGTGCGGTTTCGTGGCCGCCTGCGACCGCAAGCCCGTCCCGGAGCCTGTCGCGGAGGCGCAGCCCGCAGCGGCGACCGGCCCCCTGGTGACGTTGGCCGGCGCCGCCGAACCGGCGACGGCCGGCCCCGGCGGCACGGTAACGCTGGTGTGGCGCCTGCGGAGCGCCGAGGGCTGGCATCTTTACGGGAACGGGCGCAACGATTCAGGGTTCGCACCCCGCGTTCAGTTGACCCTGCCGCCGGGCTGGACCGCCGGCCCGCTGCTGTGGCCGGCCCCGGCCCGCCACGTGTCGGCCGGCGAAATCCTCGATCACATCTACGAGGGCGAACTGGTGCTGCTGCAGGACGTGGCGATTCCCGCCGATGCGGCGATCGGGAACAACATCCAGCTGCGCGCCCGCTGGGAGTGGCTGGCGTGCCGCGAGAGCTGCGTGCCGGGTCTCGATTCACTGGTCGTGAACCTTGCCGTGGATCCGGCCGCGCCGGCAACGCCGGCGTCGCCGGCGCTGGCGGCGGCCCGCGAGAAGCTGCCGCAGCCCCTGCCCGACGGCCTGGTGGACCTGAAGTGGGATGGTTCCACGCTGCGATTCGATCGCGTGTCGCCGGCTTCCGGTCGGCTGACCTTCATGCCGGACACGGACTGCGCCGAACTGGTGGACCTGCTTCATGACGGTGTGGGTGAGAGCCTGGCGCTGCGCGTGGCGACAGCCGCCGGCGGTGACCAGGGCCGCGCGGCGTCAGTGCGGGGTGTGCTTCTCGTGGAATCCGCGGGCGGCCCGGCCCGCGCCTATACCATCGATGTGCCGGTAGACAACCGCGCCGGCAGTGATGCCGGCGCACTCCCCAACGGAGGCTGATCATGAGACCCATGCGAGTCCTGACCGTCGCCCTGATTGTCCTGTCCCTGGCTGCCGGCCTGGCGTTCGCCGCCGCGCCGCCGGCGGCCAAGGAGGCTCCCGCGCTGACGCCTGCCGCCGCCGGCGTCGTTCCCGGCGATGTGGCCCCGTCCTTCTCGCTGAAGGACACCAACGGAGTCGAACACACCCTGGCGCAGTACCTGGCCGACGGCAAGATCGTGGTGCTGGAGTGGTTCAACCCCGACTGCCCGTTCATCGTCAAGCACCACCAGCTGAATCGCACCATGAACGAGACCTTCATGGTGCTCCAGCACAAGGGCATGGTCTGGCTGGCCATCAACTCGGGTGCACCGGGCAAGCAGGGCGCCGGCCTCGAGCGCAACCAGAAGGCCCACGCCGACTACGAGATGCCGTTCCCGATCCTGCTGGATGAGAGCGGCACCGTGGGCCGCGCCTACGGGGCCAAGACCACACCGCACATGTTCGTGATCGGCAAGGACGGCAAGGTCGCCTACTCGGGGGCCATCGACAACGATCCGTCGCCGACGAAGCCCGGCGAGCGCAACTACATCGTTTCGGCGCTGCGGGCGCTCATGGACGGGCGCGCGGTACCCGAGCCGGCGACCAAGCCCTACGGCTGCAGCGTCAAGTACGGCGACAAATAGCCTCGCCCGCCCGGATCACCGCGAAGAAACAAGGGCCCGGTCGTCAGACCGGGCCCTTCCCATCCTCACCACCCCACCCGAGACGGCGTCGCCGCCCGCTCAGGTCACCGCCTCGGCACCTTCGTGCCGGGCAGCTTGGCGGGCAGCATGGCCTCGTCATGGCAGTCGGTGCACGACGGCGTCACCGCGAAGTCGAGGTTCAGGTGGCAGCTCGCGCACTCCAGTTCGCGGTGCTCCTCGTTCAGCTTGAGGCCGGTGACGGCATGGTTGAACGAGCCCACTTCCCAGTGGATGTGGCATGAGGTGCAGCGCCGCTCAGGCGTGCGGAAGTCCTGCGGTTCGCCGTGGCACGTGTTGCAGGCCACGCGCTTGTGGTACGGATCCAGGCTCCAGCCCGTCGAGATCTTGTGGTCGAACTCGGGCTTCGAACCCTTGGAGTGGCAGAAGGAGCAGTTGCGCTCGGCGTGACAGGCACCGCAGGTGGTCACGTGGTCGAGCTTCTTCTTCACCTTCGTGCCGTCCTTCGAGTGGCAGCTGGCGCAGCTGTCACCGCGGTGGCAGTCCACGCACTGCAGGCCGAACTTCTCCACGTGATCCCCGTGGTGGAACGTCACGACCGGGCCCGTGGGCTCGGTGGTCTGGTACGTGTAGGTCGGCGTCGCCTTGATCATCGGGTGTCGCGTGCCCACGATGTCGGTGGGGTCATGCGCCGCGGGGGCCTGCTTGGCGCCGGCGGCGTTCTTGTCCGGCGCCTGCACATGGCAGAAGCCGCAGGCGTTCTCGTGGCTCCAGTCCAGGTGGCAGTTGATGCACTGCCGGTGGTAGGCGCCCTTGAGCGCGGGCTGCCGCAGGTCGACCGTCGCGCGCGTGGGCTCATGGCACTGGCGGCACGGCGGCACGGCGCCCGTGGCCGGCGAATAGTGATGGCAGTTCGTGCAGCCGCCGGTCATCGCCGACATGTCGGCGTGCAACTGGTGCGCGAACACGACCGGCCCGTAGAGATTGGCCAGCTGGTCGATGATGACGATCTCCGGCCCCTCGTCCGTGGCATGGGTGCCGCGGAACTGGGCGCCGTGCCGCTTGCACGACTGCAGGCAGGGATTCTCGTGCGTCGGCGTCGGGCAGCCGTGGCACGCCGCGCAATCGGCCGGATGTCGTGGTGTTGCCCGGCTTCTTGGCCGCACCGGGCTTGGCGTGGCCCGGGTCCATCATCTGGGCGGGGCCGGCCACGGCGGCGATGCTGCCCAGGGAAACCAGGCAGAGCAGGGCGACGAATGCCGTCTTGAGGTTACGCATGCGGGGCTCCTTCCTCGTCCGGCAGGATGGGGAACAGGAAGATGAACAGCCGGTAGATCAGGACGAGCAGCGCGATGAAGCCCGCCGTCAGCAGCACTTCTGTCCAGGCCGGGATGTACGGTCCTTCACTGAAGGGCGGTGTGTAGCCGATGACGAAGACGTTGATCCGGTTCAGGGCCACGCCGAACACGACCATGGCGGCGGCGCTGAACAGCCAGGCGGGCCGTGCCGACGCAGCCGGTGGCTGAGCAGGATGGCCATCGGGATGAAGATGCCGACGATGTTTTCCACGCCCCAGCTCACGGTCCGCAGCGAGAACTCCTGGAGGTAGACCCAGGACCCGCGATTGGCCATGTCCACGACCTTCGCGCCGAAGTAGATGGTCAGCAGGAACGGGATCAGGCGCGCAAGGGGACTGAGCACCGACATCTCGGGCTTCCGTTTGAGCGCTCGCGAGGCGAGCATCGATTCGAAGACCACCATCGACAGGCCCACGGCGAAGGCCGACAGCAGGAACTGCAGCGGCAGGATGGCCGTATGCCACAGCGGGTGCAGCTTGCTCGGGGCGATCGCCATCAACGTGCCCAGCGACGACTGGTGCGCGCAGGAAAGCACGACGCCCATGATGATGAAGAAGTTCATCACCCTGCCCAGCGTGTTGTCGATCACGCGCAGGAGGACTTCAAGGGCCCCGTTGAACACGCGCAGCAGGCCCGGCAGGTTCACATGGCCGCGAAAACGCTCGCAGACGATCGGCATGAACTCGCAGTACAGCACCGTCAGATAACAGCAAACGCACATACCGACTTCGAACAATGCCGAATTCCCCTGCCACATGGAGGGCATCAGCACGTGCCAGATGTTGTAGTAGCGTCCGAGATCCACGCAGACGCCAAGGGCCACGAAGGTGTACCCGAGCATGGCCGTCAGCAGTGCCGGGGCGCACCAGGACGTGGTAGCGTTCGTGGTGCAGGACGTGGGCAATGAACGCGGTCGTGAAGCCACCCGCGGCCAGGGCGACACCGGTGGCGACGTCGACGCCGATCCAGATGCCCCAGGGATACTGGTCGTTCAGGTTCGTCACCGCGCCCAGGCCGAAGACGAGCCTGGCGGCCAGCACGGCGAGTCCGGCCGCGGCGAGCGCCGTGATGCCGATCACGCCCGGGGTAAAGAACGGGACCGCCGCGCGCCCGAACAGGGGTGCGGGACGTTCGTGGTGGACTGCCGGACGCTTCGCGGCCCGGCCTGGCCATGGCGCCCCTTCGGCACGCAGCGCTGCACGCCGTCAACCTGCTGGTGGCTAGGCATGCTGGTCCTCCCCGTCCTGGTCGGTCGTTCTTGGTCCTGGTCGGATCCGGCGCCGTTGCGCCGGTCGGTCGACGACTTCATCAGCACGCTCAGCAGGCCGAAGATCATCAACGGGCCGCTGAAGCCGCGGAAGATGCCGTGCTGGATGGTCTCGGTGAGAACGGCCGGGCTCGGGTCGGAGAGCTCGGGAATGCCGCACTCGGTGAGCGGGCGGTCGGCGATCAACAGCCACGAGGTGCCGCCCACTTCGTGTTCGCCATACACCTCGGGATGGTAACGCTCGGGGTGCTGGGCAATGCGCTCGCGCGCCAGCTCCAGCAGCTGCTCACGCTTGCCGAAGAGGATGGCCTCGCGCGGACAGATCTCCGCACAGGCAGGCAGCTTGCCGACCAGCGTGCGCTCGGGGCACATCGTGCACTTCATCACGCGCGGCGTCAGGGCGTTTTCGTACTCGTAGGCGGGGATCTGGTACGGGCAGGCTACCATGCAGTACCGGCAGCCGATGCACTTCCAGGCGTCGTAGGTCACCGGTCCCAGCGGGTTCTTCTCGAGGGCACCGACGATGCAGGCCGATACGCAGGCCGGCTTCTCGCAGTGCATGCACTGCACCTTCACGTCCAACGGCTGTTCACGCCACGCCGGCGCGGGATAGCGGTTGATGACGGTGAAGTGCTCGTTGTCCGGCCGCCGCGCCTTCGGGGCCGCCGTGCCGGCTGCGGCGCCGGTCAGTTTCAGGAAATCCCGTCTGGTGACCATGCCATTCCTCCTGGAGAGATTCCCGTGCGCGGACTGGCCTGGGCGCCCGGGGCGATCACACCCTTCATCTTGGATATGGGGTTTCGGGAAGTCAAAGGAAATGTTAATTAATTGACATATGAAAGCGGTCTGAATTCTTAACGTGAAGTCAAATCATGGCTTAAACAGAAAATCCGACTCAATTTCAGGGATACTCGGGGTACCTGACCCGCCGGGAAAGCTGAGCGTGGGGTCGACGGGACGTCAGGCGTCGGGGGGCAGGGCGATGGGGCGTCCATCGGCATCGATATGGACGTAGGTGACTTCGGCCTCGGTCACGGGGATCACGCCGGCGTTGCCACGCCGCTCGGCCTCGACCATGACGCGAACCGTCACCGAAGTGCGGCCCCGCCGGATGGGCTCGGCATGGAAGGAGACGAGGTCGCCCACGTGCACCGGCTGCTTGAAGATCACCCGGTCCATGGCGACGGTCACGACCCGGATGCATCCGAGGCGCAGCGCGGCCACGGCGCCGGCCTGGTCGATGTGCGAGAGGATGACGCCACCGAAGATGGTGCCGTGGTGGTTGGTGTCGCGCGGCATCATCAGCACGCGGATCGCGGGGCTGTCGTGCGGTGACTTCAGGATGATCTCCCGGCCGGTTGGTGGAGACCCCAGCTTCGCAGGTCCGGCCCGGCCTGTCCACCGTGCGGAGGACCGGGCATGGCCGGATTCCGGATTCGGCCTATCATGTACGGTTTCCGTTCCGCGGTCCCGGAACCGGGGCGGCGCTTCCCGGCGCCTGCCACCTGCAGCAGCCCGTTCACGGAAGCCTGTTCACCTGAACCGGATGGAGAATCCATGTCTGACCGCATCCAGCTTCGCTGCGCCCCGTCCCATCGCACTTTGGGACGCCTGATCGCGGCCGGAGCCCTGTCTGCCGCCCTGTTGGCCGGCAGCGGTGCCGCTTCGGCGGCCGATGACGAACTGAAGAACCTGACCGTGTTCCCGAAGGACATCAGCAAGCGCGAACTGGTCGACACCATGAAGCAGTGGACCCAGGCCCTCGGGGTGCGCTGCGACTTCTGCCATGAGCAGAAGGTGCCCGGCGATTTCCAGAGCATCGACTTCGCCAGCGACAAGGTGGGCCACAAGGAAGTCGCCCGGCGCATGTACACGATGGTGCGCGACCTCAACGGCGGGCCGCTGCCGAAGGCGGCCGGCGAGGACGATGCCGCGGTCAACTGCTTCACCTGCCATCGCGGCCTGCCCAGCCCCACCACCCTCGAGCGCGTGGTGCTGCGGGCCACCCGGGAGAAGGGCGCCGAGGGCGGCGTGCAGAAGTACCGTGAACTACGCGAGCGCTACTACGGGAGCGGGTCGTTCGATTTCAGCCCGGGTACCCTGCAGTCGGTGACCGAGACGCTGGCCGCCGAAACGGCCACGCTCGACGCGGCGCTGGCCATGGCCCGCCTGAACCTGGAGATGAACCCGAAGTTCGCGGACGGCCACGTCGCCGTGGCGCAGATCCTCGAGATGAAGCAGGACAAGGCTGGCGCGTTGACAGCCGTCGAAGAGGCGCTCAAGCTGGACCCGAATCACCGCCATGCGCAGCGGCTGAAGCAGAAGCTGACGAAGTAGGAGGTCGGGTGATGGAGAAGCGGGGTCGTCGCATCGTGACGGGGATTGCCGTCGGGCTTGGCGTTGCCTTGGCG from bacterium harbors:
- a CDS encoding insulinase family protein, producing the protein MNLRRIVSLFGLMAVLAVAPTVTLAAPAAGVADLPELKFEKYTLDNGLQVILHEDHSLPTAAVNVWYHVGSKNEKPGRTGFAHLFEHMMFQGSENHDKDYFLPLQKVGGQVNGSTNNDRTNYWENVPSDQLEMALFLEADRMGWLLPAMTQEKLDNQRDVVKNEKRQGENRPYAKSRDLLLGLMYPEGHPYSWPVIGSMEDLSAASKEDVSEFFRLYYAPNNASLCVAGDFDPAQVKEWIAKYFGTIPPGSPVDRLESWIPQLDGERRALAEDAVELPRLYMQWHSPGWYQEGDAEFDLLADIVATGKTSRLYKTLVYEKQIAQDIFATQSSREMSGTFGITATAAPGHDLAELEAAIDAELKALLAKGVTDREVGLSRTRFQADAVRELQQIGGFGGKADRLNRYNVLVGDPGYLKADLARYDVANAASVNAWMRRFIDLDRRGVLWIVPQGKLAAAKLDVDRSQLPAGGRPAAFTPPAVQAATLPNGLKLYLVEKHELPLVEARLVVNAGWADDPLDRQGTAALTADMLDEGVVGHDALALSEAVEAMGAELRTESNFDGTQVSLNMLRGKLDEGLALLADVALRPTFPEKEFERLRGNYRGRQKQEAVQPQAQAMNEFQRRCFGAAHPYAQPASGVGTRQSLDALTRQDLVTFHGSWFVPANAAVVVVGDLTLAEATVAVSRVLGNWRNASTPKRVPLPETGYQGPRLVVIDRPGAQQSQIMGGYVGMPRGDADFPGFEVLNSAFGGQFASRINLNLREDKGYTYGVRSQLAAYRQAGVFLMSAPVQTNATAASISELLGEMRQARGDRPVAGDELADSKGRLVQGFPQRFETFGGTARQLADLLVAGLPVDDWQSYVGRIQALGEADLAAVVARHLDPERVVWVIVGDWSAIQDGLRGLELGEIEVVGAPRS
- a CDS encoding c-type cytochrome: MSDRIQLRCAPSHRTLGRLIAAGALSAALLAGSGAASAADDELKNLTVFPKDISKRELVDTMKQWTQALGVRCDFCHEQKVPGDFQSIDFASDKVGHKEVARRMYTMVRDLNGGPLPKAAGEDDAAVNCFTCHRGLPSPTTLERVVLRATREKGAEGGVQKYRELRERYYGSGSFDFSPGTLQSVTETLAAETATLDAALAMARLNLEMNPKFADGHVAVAQILEMKQDKAGALTAVEEALKLDPNHRHAQRLKQKLTK
- a CDS encoding thioredoxin family protein, with amino-acid sequence MRVLTVALIVLSLAAGLAFAAAPPAAKEAPALTPAAAGVVPGDVAPSFSLKDTNGVEHTLAQYLADGKIVVLEWFNPDCPFIVKHHQLNRTMNETFMVLQHKGMVWLAINSGAPGKQGAGLERNQKAHADYEMPFPILLDESGTVGRAYGAKTTPHMFVIGKDGKVAYSGAIDNDPSPTKPGERNYIVSALRALMDGRAVPEPATKPYGCSVKYGDK
- a CDS encoding 4Fe-4S dicluster domain-containing protein, whose product is MVTRRDFLKLTGAAAGTAAPKARRPDNEHFTVINRYPAPAWREQPLDVKVQCMHCEKPACVSACIVGALEKNPLGPVTYDAWKCIGCRYCMVACPYQIPAYEYENALTPRVMKCTMCPERTLVGKLPACAEICPREAILFGKREQLLELARERIAQHPERYHPEVYGEHEVGGTSWLLIADRPLTECGIPELSDPSPAVLTETIQHGIFRGFSGPLMIFGLLSVLMKSSTDRRNGAGSDQDQERPTRTGRTSMPSHQQVDGVQRCVPKGRHGQAGPRSVRQSTTNVPHPCSGARRSRSLPRA
- a CDS encoding acyl-CoA thioesterase; the encoded protein is MMPRDTNHHGTIFGGVILSHIDQAGAVAALRLGCIRVVTVAMDRVIFKQPVHVGDLVSFHAEPIRRGRTSVTVRVMVEAERRGNAGVIPVTEAEVTYVHIDADGRPIALPPDA
- a CDS encoding helix-turn-helix domain-containing protein, yielding MKTVGCMANRQIARELRVAPSTIDRQLARLGRHCLLYHTQQMQDAKPASTVAIDGFVTFEHSQFWPFHHHPAVEPESDFIVYFTDSEVRRSGSMTDAQKRKRERLEQQYGRPDPTWRTCCCGTAARTTGARLSPGRSDGRRAPSGWRCSWCGATT